A stretch of the Polaribacter pacificus genome encodes the following:
- a CDS encoding SusD/RagB family nutrient-binding outer membrane lipoprotein encodes MNTYKIIFLVFISLALASCEKIDINENPNKVSQTHPDLLLTQIASRAFQVQGRGAMYASRMIVQTDGESSEQYYKWGRGSFDGFNQLRQVTKMIEEATRIENNSYVGVGHFFRAYYFYNMALSFGSIPYADALKGETDQLYQPAYSSQKEVFVGVLKELEQANSLLAGNDFISGDPIFNGDVSKWRKLVNSFRLKILLSLSKKEADTDLQVKSSFAAIYASEPIISSFDESARLDFADVVDTRYTEFNSSSYGSGLYMSSTFIDQLKERQDPRLFIYADRTKQAKENGLAVNDFNAYEGGNPTDPYNDVNLLAAAGKVSKVNARYTVDPTTEAHNLLSYSEVQFILAEAAVRGWIATDAKTHYENAVKANFKFYNTYAKGNRVDAVGQQGFVTEAAANTYLSGAKVLFTNAVTADEKLSLILTQKYFTSFLQTGWRMYFDHLRTGYPAFSYLGTNTPPTRWIYPSSEYNDNSENVSQAIKEQFGAANDEIRQKTWWLN; translated from the coding sequence ATGAATACGTATAAAATTATTTTTTTAGTTTTTATTTCACTTGCATTAGCATCCTGTGAAAAAATAGACATCAATGAAAACCCTAACAAGGTTAGTCAAACACATCCAGATTTATTGTTAACACAAATAGCTTCAAGAGCTTTTCAAGTTCAAGGAAGAGGAGCTATGTATGCTTCGAGAATGATTGTGCAAACAGACGGTGAGAGCAGTGAGCAATATTACAAATGGGGTAGAGGTAGTTTTGATGGATTTAATCAATTGCGTCAAGTAACAAAAATGATAGAAGAGGCTACTAGGATAGAAAACAATTCTTACGTAGGTGTTGGTCACTTTTTTAGAGCTTATTATTTTTACAATATGGCCTTGTCATTTGGATCGATTCCTTATGCAGATGCTTTAAAAGGAGAAACAGATCAATTGTATCAGCCAGCATACTCAAGTCAAAAAGAAGTGTTTGTAGGTGTTTTAAAAGAGTTAGAACAAGCAAATAGTTTATTAGCTGGTAATGATTTTATCTCTGGTGATCCTATTTTTAATGGCGATGTTAGTAAGTGGAGAAAATTAGTCAATTCTTTTCGATTAAAAATATTGCTAAGTCTATCAAAAAAAGAGGCTGATACAGATTTACAAGTAAAGAGTAGCTTTGCTGCAATCTATGCATCAGAACCTATTATTTCTAGTTTTGATGAAAGTGCTCGTTTAGATTTTGCTGATGTTGTAGATACTAGATATACAGAGTTTAACTCTAGTAGTTATGGATCTGGATTGTACATGTCTTCTACCTTTATAGATCAATTAAAAGAGAGACAAGATCCAAGGTTGTTTATTTATGCAGATCGTACAAAACAAGCCAAAGAAAATGGTTTAGCAGTAAATGATTTCAATGCTTATGAAGGTGGTAACCCTACAGATCCTTACAACGATGTTAACTTGTTGGCAGCTGCTGGAAAAGTATCTAAAGTTAATGCAAGATACACTGTAGATCCAACAACAGAAGCTCATAATTTATTGAGCTATTCTGAGGTTCAATTTATTTTGGCCGAAGCTGCTGTTAGAGGTTGGATAGCAACTGATGCAAAAACGCATTATGAAAACGCAGTCAAAGCCAACTTTAAGTTCTATAATACTTATGCAAAAGGCAATAGAGTTGATGCTGTTGGTCAACAAGGATTTGTTACAGAAGCTGCTGCCAATACGTATCTTTCTGGAGCTAAAGTTCTTTTTACCAATGCAGTAACAGCAGATGAAAAATTATCGCTAATTTTAACTCAAAAGTATTTTACTTCTTTTTTACAAACAGGATGGAGAATGTACTTTGATCATTTGAGAACAGGTTATCCTGCATTCTCATATTTAGGAACCAATACACCTCCAACACGTTGGATTTATCCATCTTCTGAGTACAATGATAACTCAGAGAATGTTTCGCAAGCAATCAAAGAACAGTTTGGAGCAGCTAATGATGAAATCCGTCAAAAAACTTGGTGGTTAAATTAA
- a CDS encoding fibronectin type III domain-containing protein encodes MMKTKLIVRLSIFFLCSSISAQTIEIAPYLQDANPTSIKIMWQTDFGDEAMVLWGTSPKLGKRSSGTSFDINFTEKRVHEVHLEGLKRFTTYYYKVKTGKTVSQLYQFKTPPFAGDIKKFNILAMSDMQIDNEHPSKFLEIVEDGVLPYLKSKNQKDVSENLAMVVIPGDLVQSGTNFSQWQEHFFKPAQNLFSKVPVYPVPGNHERNSDFYFKYFHLPKNGSPEYAEHWWYKDYSNTRVIGLDSNDGYRDIKQQLSWLEKLLKKTAENPDIDFVFAQLHHPHKSELWIPGETDFTGKVIKLLEEFSKKTGKPSLHFFGHTHGYSRGQSKEHKHLWVNVASAGGAIDNWGEFEGRDYDEFTVTQDEYGFVLATVDPSKENPSFTLKRISRGNNLEFRDNELTDSITVYKNRVAPIKPNLISLNNTVQEIEGLKLKASPFTSKLTSAIHAAAQWQVATETTFTKLVFDSWKQHENWYYKVNRQKDDDLTDEQVRRLQPNTTYYARVRYRDQYLNWSDWSEIRTFKTKKND; translated from the coding sequence ATGATGAAAACAAAATTAATAGTTAGGCTCAGCATTTTTTTTCTATGCAGCAGTATTTCTGCTCAAACCATTGAGATAGCACCTTATTTACAAGATGCAAATCCAACTAGTATAAAAATTATGTGGCAAACAGATTTTGGAGATGAGGCTATGGTTCTTTGGGGAACTTCTCCAAAACTAGGGAAGCGAAGCTCCGGAACATCTTTTGATATCAATTTTACAGAAAAACGAGTGCATGAAGTGCATTTAGAAGGGTTGAAGAGGTTTACAACATATTATTATAAAGTGAAGACTGGGAAAACTGTTTCTCAATTGTATCAATTTAAAACACCTCCTTTTGCAGGAGATATCAAAAAGTTTAACATTTTGGCGATGAGTGATATGCAAATCGACAATGAGCACCCGTCAAAATTTTTAGAAATTGTAGAAGACGGTGTGCTCCCATATTTAAAATCTAAAAACCAAAAGGATGTTTCAGAAAATTTAGCGATGGTTGTGATTCCTGGAGATTTGGTTCAGAGTGGAACTAATTTTAGTCAATGGCAAGAACACTTTTTTAAGCCAGCACAAAACTTATTTTCAAAAGTCCCTGTATATCCAGTACCTGGAAATCACGAGCGGAATTCTGATTTTTACTTTAAATATTTTCACCTTCCAAAAAATGGAAGCCCAGAATACGCTGAGCATTGGTGGTATAAAGATTATTCAAATACTCGTGTAATTGGCTTAGACTCAAATGATGGGTATAGAGATATAAAACAACAGTTATCTTGGTTAGAAAAACTCTTAAAAAAAACAGCAGAAAACCCTGATATCGATTTTGTATTTGCACAATTACATCACCCTCATAAATCAGAACTTTGGATTCCTGGAGAAACTGATTTTACAGGAAAAGTTATCAAGTTACTAGAAGAGTTCTCAAAAAAAACAGGCAAACCTAGTCTGCACTTTTTTGGACATACACATGGGTATTCTAGAGGGCAATCTAAAGAGCACAAACACCTTTGGGTAAATGTAGCTTCAGCAGGAGGAGCTATAGATAATTGGGGTGAGTTTGAAGGTAGAGATTACGATGAGTTTACGGTTACACAAGATGAATACGGTTTTGTACTAGCCACTGTAGATCCATCAAAAGAAAATCCATCTTTTACTCTAAAAAGAATTAGCAGAGGAAACAATCTAGAATTTAGAGATAACGAGCTTACTGATAGTATTACCGTCTATAAAAATAGAGTTGCTCCAATAAAGCCAAACTTAATTTCACTAAACAATACAGTCCAAGAAATAGAAGGTTTAAAACTAAAAGCGAGCCCTTTTACCAGCAAATTAACTTCAGCGATTCATGCAGCTGCACAATGGCAAGTTGCCACGGAAACAACTTTTACAAAACTTGTTTTTGACAGTTGGAAACAGCATGAAAACTGGTATTACAAGGTAAACCGACAAAAAGATGATGATCTTACAGATGAGCAAGTTAGACGTTTGCAACCCAATACAACCTATTATGCAAGGGTACGTTACAGAGATCAATATTTAAACTGGAGTGACTGGTCAGAAATACGCACTTTTAAAACTAAAAAAAATGATTAA
- a CDS encoding alkaline phosphatase family protein, whose protein sequence is MIKKFIIFSVLSIAFSGCNQPAELADSPKVIVITLDGLRWQELFSGADSLLVTNKTYVDNPEALKKEFWRPTAAERRQALFPFVWDVIATQGQLHGNRTLGSKMNLTNGMHFSYPGYNEILTGVADDARIDSNKKMPNPNTTVLEYAQNSEVYAGKVAAFGSWDVFPFIINEERSGLYVNAGFKKAQGTQLTDKEIFLNELQDQVPSPWGSVRLDAFTHHYALETLKEKHPSLVYISYGETDDFAHDGKYDAYLKSAKNTDAFLRQLWDFVQQDPFYKDQTTFVITTDHGRGTQPLDTWKHHGNSIKNTDQVWLMAYGKGIDAQGEISVEEQIYTNQIAATVAKLLGLKIPNKNIGAPFVFVK, encoded by the coding sequence ATGATTAAAAAATTTATAATATTCAGTGTTTTAAGCATCGCTTTTAGCGGATGTAATCAACCTGCAGAACTTGCAGACTCCCCAAAGGTGATTGTGATTACTTTAGATGGTCTGCGTTGGCAAGAACTGTTTTCTGGAGCAGACTCTTTGTTGGTAACCAACAAAACTTATGTAGATAATCCAGAGGCTTTAAAAAAGGAGTTTTGGAGACCGACAGCAGCCGAAAGGAGACAGGCTTTATTTCCATTTGTTTGGGATGTAATAGCAACACAAGGACAACTCCATGGCAATAGAACTTTGGGTAGTAAAATGAATTTGACTAACGGGATGCATTTTTCATATCCTGGTTATAATGAGATTTTAACAGGAGTGGCAGATGATGCTCGTATCGATAGTAATAAAAAAATGCCAAACCCAAATACTACGGTTTTAGAGTATGCTCAAAATTCAGAAGTCTATGCAGGAAAAGTTGCTGCATTTGGTAGCTGGGATGTGTTTCCGTTTATCATCAACGAAGAGCGAAGCGGTTTGTATGTGAATGCAGGTTTTAAAAAGGCACAAGGAACTCAGTTAACTGATAAAGAAATCTTTTTAAATGAATTGCAGGATCAAGTACCAAGCCCTTGGGGGAGTGTTCGTTTGGATGCTTTTACGCATCATTACGCCTTAGAAACTCTTAAAGAAAAACATCCGAGTTTGGTGTATATATCGTACGGAGAAACAGATGATTTTGCACATGATGGCAAGTACGACGCCTATTTAAAATCGGCTAAAAACACAGATGCATTTCTCCGTCAACTTTGGGATTTTGTTCAGCAAGACCCTTTTTACAAAGATCAAACTACCTTTGTAATAACTACAGATCACGGAAGAGGGACCCAGCCATTAGACACATGGAAGCACCATGGAAACTCAATTAAAAATACTGATCAAGTATGGTTGATGGCTTATGGTAAAGGGATTGATGCGCAGGGAGAAATCTCAGTAGAAGAGCAAATCTATACAAATCAAATTGCGGCTACTGTTGCTAAATTATTAGGTCTAAAAATTCCCAATAAAAACATTGGAGCTCCATTTGTTTTTGTAAAATAA
- the xerD gene encoding site-specific tyrosine recombinase XerD — MKWQQALTDYQLYLKIERGLSTNTIENYHRDVRKLMLYLETHKIQVSPLHIDTSDLQGFIYEIAKQVSASSQSRIISGLRNFFDFLIFEDYRNDNPTELIESPKIGRKLPDTLSETEINKLISAIDLSHPQGERNRTLIETLYSCGLRVSELTSLRISDLFFDEGFIRVVGKGNKERLTPIHYNAQKYITTYLHQIRSKITPQKGYEDTLFLNRRGKALTRQMIFIILKDLATKINLNKTISPHTLRHSFATHLLEGGADLRAIQQMLGHESITTTEVYVHLDKSYLKTVVEKFHPRK, encoded by the coding sequence ATGAAATGGCAACAAGCACTAACAGATTACCAACTTTACTTAAAAATTGAACGCGGACTATCTACCAATACTATTGAAAATTATCATAGAGATGTTCGTAAGCTTATGCTGTATTTAGAAACTCATAAAATACAAGTGAGTCCTCTTCATATTGACACAAGTGATTTACAAGGGTTTATTTATGAAATAGCCAAACAAGTTAGTGCGAGCAGTCAATCAAGAATCATCTCTGGTTTGAGGAATTTTTTTGATTTTTTAATTTTTGAAGATTATAGAAATGACAATCCTACAGAATTGATAGAGAGTCCAAAAATTGGAAGAAAACTTCCAGACACACTTTCTGAAACAGAAATCAATAAACTTATTAGCGCTATAGACCTAAGCCATCCTCAAGGGGAGCGAAACAGAACCCTAATAGAAACTCTTTACAGTTGTGGCTTACGTGTAAGTGAATTAACCAGCTTGAGAATCTCTGATTTGTTTTTTGATGAGGGCTTTATTCGGGTTGTTGGAAAAGGCAATAAAGAACGTTTAACGCCCATACATTACAATGCCCAAAAATACATCACCACATATTTGCATCAAATTCGATCTAAAATAACACCTCAAAAAGGTTATGAAGACACTCTTTTCTTAAACAGAAGAGGTAAAGCGCTAACCAGGCAAATGATCTTTATCATTTTAAAAGATTTGGCTACAAAAATCAATTTAAACAAAACTATTAGCCCACATACTTTGAGACATTCTTTTGCAACTCATTTGTTAGAAGGCGGGGCTGATCTAAGGGCTATCCAGCAAATGTTAGGGCATGAAAGTATTACCACAACCGAAGTTTATGTACATTTAGATAAATCGTACTTAAAAACTGTCGTAGAAAAATTCCATCCAAGAAAATAA